The following are encoded together in the Ranitomeya imitator isolate aRanImi1 chromosome 4, aRanImi1.pri, whole genome shotgun sequence genome:
- the LOC138675076 gene encoding E3 ubiquitin/ISG15 ligase TRIM25-like gives MASADLRKELICSICKDIYTDPATLRCGHNFCWNCIDGVQDTDGGYGEYSCPDCRATFHKRPPLQKNITLCNIVKNFLATQPHQEEITGICCTYCVDSPVPAAKSCLMCEASLCDKHLKVHIETATDHVLTEPSTSLKNRKCSIHMKILEYYCIEDAACICVSCSLVGEHRGHRVEMLEEASEKKKEKLRNVLQKLITKRMKTEERVRSLEERRRKAQEKASGEAERVTALFIYIRTQVDNLEKKVLSDISRREEKMSLSLSDVIQKLEIKKVELSRKMRHIEELCSMTDPLTVLQEPDTGDLCDPEEEGGEDTGGHDGGDEDTGGHDGGDEDTGGHDGGDRGAELISHISHTLFAMIRDINVTFQVQDPADILLDVNTAANNVLISDDLKTETWTLITENRPETVERFQYNQVMSGRRFTSGRHYWDVEISRSVLWMVGMCYPSIDRRGRQSQIGNNNKSWGLYEGLWCNNNQYSVRHDSKVIPLPHEISSNRVRIYLDYEAGQLSFYELCDPIRHLHTFTAAFSEPLHAALYVCNGSIKISGRSLKEPSSQKKSTQRLRLKDEWWSNQPMGSTSEWGNL, from the coding sequence ATGGCGTCTGCAGATCTAAGAAAGGAGCTGATCTGCTCTATCTGTAAGGACATTTATACCGATCCCGCAACCCTtagatgtggacacaacttctgctGGAATTGTATTGATGGAGTGCAGGATACAGATGGCGGGTATGGAGAATATTCCTGTCCTGACTGTAGAGCAACATTTCACAAGCGGCCGCCACTACAGAAGAACATAACTCTGTGTAATATAGTGAAGAATTTCTTGGCAACCCAACCACATCAGGAGGAGATCACCGGGATCTGCTGCACTTACTGTGTGGACTCTCCGGTACCTGCTGCTAAATCCTGTCTGATGTGTGAGGCTTCTCTATGTGATAAACACCTGAAAGTTCACATAGAAACAGCAACAGATCACGTCCTAACAGAACCCAGCACTTCCCTGAAAAACAGAAAATGCTCCATCCATATGAAGATCCTGGAATATTACTGTATTGAGGACGCTGCTTGTATCTGTGTGTCCTGCAGTTTGGTTGGAGAACATCGGGGACACCGGGTGGAGATGCTGGAGGAGGCCTctgagaaaaagaaagagaaactGAGAAATGTTCTACAGAAACTGATCACAAAGAGAATGAAGACCGAAGAAAGAGTCCGGAGTCTGGAGGAGCGCAGGAGAAAAGCTCAAGAAAAAGCATCTGGAGAAGCCGAGAGAGTCACTGCCCTGTTTATATACATCAGGACACAGGTGGACAACCTGGAGAAGAAGGTCCTGAGTGACATCTCCAGGCGGGAAGAGAAGATGTCACTGTCACTGTCTGATGTGATACAGAAGCTGGAAATAAAGAAGGTCGAGCTGTCCAGGAAGATGAGGCACATTGAGGAGCTGTGTAGCATGACGGATCCACTGACTGTCTTACAGGAACCAGACACCGGTGACTTGTGTGATCCTGAGGAGGAGGgaggtgaggacacaggaggacatgatggaggtgatgaggacacagggggacatgatggaggtgatgaggacacaggaggacatgatggaggtgatcggGGTGCGGAGCTGATCTCACACATATCACACACATTATTTGCTATGATAAGAGATATAAATGTGACCTTCCAAGTTCAGGATCCTGCAGACATATTACTGGATGTAAACACGGCCGCTAATAATGTCCTTATATCAGACGACCTGAAAACTGAAACCTGGACACTAATAACAGAGAATCGTCCAGAAACAGTAGAGAGATTCCAGTATAATCAGGTGATGAGCGGGAGGAGATTTacctcaggacgacattactgggatgtggagATCAGTAGATCTGTATTGTGGATGGTGGGAATGTGTTACCCCAGTATAGACAGAAGGGGGCGTCAGTCACAGATTGGAAATAATAACAAGTCCTGGGGTTTATATGAAGGGCTGTGGTGTAATAACAATCAGTATTCAGTGAGACATGACAGTAAAGTGATCCCGTTACCTCACGAGATCTCCAGTAATAGAGTCAGAATATAtctggattatgaggccgggcagttgtccttttatgagctgtgtgaccccatcagacacttacacaccttcactgccGCCTTCTCCGAGCCCCTTCATGCTGCGTTATATGTATGTAATGGTTCTATAAAGATATCAGGGAGGAGCTTAAAGGAACCGTCATCACAGAAGAAATCTACCCAGCGACTGAGATTAAAAGATGAGTGGTGGAGCAATCAGCCAATGGGGAGCACCAGTGAGTGGGGCAATCTCTAG